A part of Magnetospirillum sp. 15-1 genomic DNA contains:
- a CDS encoding S49 family peptidase, with translation MHDLPHIAARLYGTPLLVARAKLDVILGALGPRLAGQAIPFDTDAAPSAEVAVTPDGIAIVPVIGTLVARSGYLGAASGLTAYSDIADTIEAAATDPGIRAILLDVDSSGGEVGGLFDLVDHIQAIRAQCGKPIWASAHEAALSAAYAIACVADRLYVTQTGEVGSVGVVAIHVDESAADAQAGRAWSFIHAGAAKVDRNPHQPLSDSARATLQADVDALYGKFTALVAERRRLSPDAVRATEAAVYRGDQAVAAGLADKVGTLRVALADLGATLARPSIFHPIAARKEVPMSEPQGDVPITAAAPQQPTTQANADLEQRLRAEYSEISAISAQAARLGVAIDTAEAMAKGIRPEALRRTVLDQLASRSDAADLVAAAPAGATPKAETESPIVRRARDAAARHGG, from the coding sequence ATGCACGATCTGCCTCATATCGCGGCCCGTCTGTACGGGACGCCGCTGCTGGTTGCCCGCGCCAAGCTGGACGTGATCCTGGGCGCCCTCGGCCCCCGGCTGGCCGGACAGGCCATACCCTTCGATACTGATGCGGCACCTTCCGCCGAGGTAGCGGTGACGCCCGACGGCATCGCCATCGTGCCGGTGATCGGCACCCTGGTGGCCCGCTCCGGCTATCTCGGCGCCGCCAGCGGCCTGACCGCCTATTCCGATATCGCCGACACCATCGAGGCGGCGGCCACCGATCCCGGCATCCGGGCCATTCTGCTGGATGTGGATTCCTCCGGCGGCGAGGTCGGCGGCCTGTTCGATCTGGTCGACCACATCCAGGCCATCCGCGCCCAGTGCGGCAAGCCGATCTGGGCTTCTGCCCACGAGGCGGCGCTGTCAGCGGCCTACGCCATCGCGTGTGTCGCCGACCGCCTCTATGTCACCCAGACGGGTGAGGTTGGCTCGGTCGGCGTGGTCGCCATCCATGTGGACGAATCCGCTGCCGACGCTCAGGCCGGGCGGGCCTGGAGCTTCATCCATGCCGGGGCGGCGAAGGTCGATCGCAATCCCCATCAACCGCTGTCGGACTCCGCCCGCGCCACGCTCCAGGCCGATGTCGATGCCCTGTACGGAAAATTCACCGCCCTGGTGGCCGAGCGGCGGCGGCTATCGCCTGACGCCGTGCGGGCCACCGAGGCTGCGGTCTATCGCGGCGATCAGGCGGTGGCCGCCGGGCTGGCCGACAAGGTCGGCACGCTCCGCGTCGCCCTCGCCGATCTCGGTGCCACGCTGGCGCGTCCTTCCATTTTCCATCCCATCGCCGCCCGAAAGGAAGTCCCGATGTCCGAACCCCAGGGGGATGTCCCCATCACGGCTGCCGCACCCCAACAGCCGACCACCCAGGCCAATGCGGATCTGGAGCAGCGCCTGCGGGCTGAATATTCCGAGATCAGCGCCATCTCGGCCCAGGCAGCCCGCCTGGGTGTCGCCATCGACACCGCCGAGGCCATGGCCAAGGGTATCCGCCCCGAGGCCCTGCGCCGCACCGTGCTGGATCAGTTGGCGTCGCGCTCCGATGCCGCCGATTTGGTGGCGGCTGCCCCGGCGGGGGCGACGCCCAAGGCCGAAACCGAAAGCCCCATCGTCCGGCGTGCCCGTGACGCTGCCGCCCGTCACGGAGGTTGA
- a CDS encoding head decoration protein, with translation MPVLTAKPTLGDLLKFELNTSYTRETVTLKAGTSYPLGSVLGRITASGEYRLSPAALVAGDEGAETAIAVLLEAVDATDTAVTGLIAARGPVILAEGALVFDASVDQPAERAAKVSQLAALGLVARTTV, from the coding sequence ATGCCCGTCCTCACCGCGAAGCCCACCCTGGGTGATCTGCTGAAGTTCGAACTAAACACCAGCTATACCCGCGAGACCGTCACCCTGAAGGCGGGCACGTCCTATCCCCTGGGTTCGGTTCTGGGCCGCATCACCGCCAGTGGCGAATACCGCCTGTCGCCCGCCGCCTTGGTGGCCGGGGACGAAGGTGCGGAAACCGCCATCGCCGTGCTGCTGGAAGCGGTGGACGCCACCGATACCGCCGTCACCGGCCTGATCGCCGCCCGTGGCCCGGTCATTCTGGCCGAAGGTGCCCTGGTATTTGACGCCTCGGTCGACCAGCCCGCCGAACGGGCCGCCAAGGTCAGCCAGC